The following proteins are encoded in a genomic region of Pseudomonas saponiphila:
- a CDS encoding DUF7168 domain-containing protein has translation MDHSKAIDKIKKLLRLAASDNPHEAAAAMRQARAMMEKFRIEEADVALSDIFESASRSGSKVNPVRWEANLAGSVKRAYACELLFMAGLGEWRFIGEFAEVASYTMTLLLRQIRQARRDFIADKLKRCKAATKTKRADVFCDAWVYQVRKQVMAFAGNDTPSSAASAYMLKHHPDTTKADPKDRNTAKRMSNRSVSDAMHGILAAADVQLNHGVKGQEQQRLH, from the coding sequence ATGGATCACAGCAAAGCTATAGACAAAATCAAGAAGCTTCTGCGCCTGGCAGCAAGCGACAACCCCCACGAAGCCGCAGCGGCTATGCGCCAGGCGCGGGCCATGATGGAAAAATTCCGTATTGAAGAAGCTGATGTAGCGCTTTCGGACATCTTTGAATCGGCCTCACGCAGCGGCTCTAAGGTGAATCCTGTTCGCTGGGAGGCCAATCTGGCTGGCAGCGTAAAACGTGCGTATGCCTGCGAGTTGCTGTTCATGGCGGGCTTAGGTGAATGGCGGTTCATTGGTGAGTTTGCCGAGGTGGCCAGCTACACCATGACGCTGCTTCTCCGTCAGATCCGCCAGGCTCGGCGTGACTTCATCGCCGACAAACTCAAGCGCTGCAAGGCCGCAACCAAGACCAAACGGGCGGACGTATTCTGTGATGCCTGGGTCTATCAGGTGCGCAAGCAGGTGATGGCTTTCGCTGGCAATGACACACCATCCAGCGCCGCTTCGGCCTACATGCTCAAGCATCACCCGGATACAACAAAGGCAGACCCGAAGGACCGGAACACCGCAAAGCGGATGAGCAATCGGTCCGTGAGCGATGCCATGCACGGGATTCTCGCAGCGGCTGACGTACAGCTGAACCACGGTGTGAAAGGACAAGAGCAGCAACGCCTCCACTGA